The Rattus rattus isolate New Zealand chromosome 1, Rrattus_CSIRO_v1, whole genome shotgun sequence genome includes a region encoding these proteins:
- the Pfkm gene encoding ATP-dependent 6-phosphofructokinase, muscle type, whose amino-acid sequence MTHEEHHEAKTLGIGKAIAVLTSGGDAQGMNAAVRAVVRVGIFTGARVFFVHEGYQGLVDGGEHIREATWESVSMMLQLGGTVIGSARCKDFREREGRLRAAHNLVKRGITNLCVIGGDGSLTGADTFRSEWSDLLNDLQKDGKITAEEATKSSYLNIVGLVGSIDNDFCGTDMTIGTDSALHRIVEIVDAITTTAQSHQRTFVLEVMGRHCGYLALVTSLSCGADWVFIPECPPDDDWEEHLCRRLSETRTRGSRLNIIIVAEGAIDKNGKPITSEDIKNLVVKRLGYDTRVTVLGHVQRGGTPSAFDRILGSRMGVEAVMALLEGTPDTPACVVSLSGNQAVRLPLMECVQVTKDVTKAMDEKRFDEAIKLRGRSFMNNWEVYKLLAHVRPPVSKGGLHTVAVMNVGAPAAGMNAAVRSTVRIGLIQGNRVLVVHDGFEGLAKGQIEEAGWSYVGGWTGQGGSKLGTKRTLPKKNLEQISANITKYNIQGLVIIGGFEAYTGGLELMEGRKQFDELCIPFVVIPATVSNNVPGSDFSIGADTALNTICTTCDRIKQSAAGTKRRVFIIETMGGYCGYLATMAGLAAGADAAYIFEEPFTIRDLQVNVEHLVQKMKTTVKRGLVLRNEKCNENYTTDFIFNLYSEEGKGIFDSRKNVLGHMQQGGSPTPFDRNFATKMGAKAMNWMSGKIKESYRNGRIFANTPDSGCVLGMRKRALVFQPVTELKDQTDFEHRIPKEQWWLKLRPILKILAKYEIDLDTSDHAHLEHISRKRSGEAAV is encoded by the exons ATGACCCATGAAGAGCATCATGAAGCCAAAACCTTGGGGATCGGCAAGGCCATCGCCGTGTTGACCTCTGGTGGAGATGCCCAAG GTATGAATGCTGCGGTCAGGGCTGTGGTACGAGTTGGCATCTTCACGGGCGCCCGAGTCTTCTTTGTCCATGAG GGTTACCAAGGCCTGGTGGATGGTGGAGAGCACATCAGGGAGGCCACCTGGGAGAGCGTGTCCATGATGCTCCAGCTG GGAGGCACGGTGATTGGAAGTGCCCGGTGCAAGGACTTCCGGGAGCGAGAAGGACGACTCCGAGCTGCCCACAACCTGGTGAAGCGGGGGATCACCAATCTGTGTGTCATCGGAGGCGACGGCAGCCTCACTGGGGCTGACACTTTTCGCTCAGAGTGGAGTGACTTACTGAATGACCTCCAGAAAGATG GGAAGATCACAGCCGAGGAGGCTACAAAGTCCAGCTACCTGAACATCGTGGGCCTGGTTGGCTCAATCGACAATGACTTCTGTGGCACTGATATGACCATTGGTACTGACTCTGCCCTGCACCGCATTGTAGAGATCGTGGatgccatcaccaccaccgctCAGAG CCACCAGAGGACATTTGTGTTAGAAGTGATGGGCCGCCACTGTGG ATACCTGGCCCTTGTCACCTCTCTGTCGTGTGGGGCCGACTGGGTTTTCATTCCCGAGTGTCCGCCAGATGATGACTGGGAAGAACACCTTTGTCGCCGTCTCAGTGAG ACAAGAACCCGTGGTTCTCGTCTCAACATCATCATTGTTGCTGAGGGTGCAATCGACAAAAACGGGAAGCCGATCACCTCGGAAGACATCAAGAAC cTGGTGGTAAAGCGTCTTGGATATGATACCAGGGTCACTGTTCTGGGACATGTACAGCGGGGTGGGACACCATCAGCCTTTGACCGGATCCTG GGCAGCAGGATGGGTGTGGAAGCAGTGATGGCACTTTTGGAGGGGACCCCAGACACCCCAGCCTGTGTGGTGAGCCTCTCTGGTAACCAGGCTGTGCGCCTGCCCCTCATGGAGTGTGTCCAGGTG ACCAAAGACGTGACCAAGGCTATGGATGAGAAGAGATTTGATGAAGCCATTAAGCTGAGAGGCCG GAGCTTCATGAACAACTGGGAGGTATACAAGCTTCTAGCTCATGTCAGACCCCCAGTCTCTAAG GGCGGGTTGCACACGGTGGCTGTGATGAACGTGGGGGCCCCAGCTGCTGGAATGAATGCTGCAGTTCGCTCTACTGTGAGGATTGGCCTTATCCAAGGCAACCGAGTGCTGGTCGTGCATGATGGCTTTGAGGGTCTGGCCAAAGGTCAG ATTGAGGAAGCTGGCTGGAGCTATGTTGGAGGCTGGACTGGTCAAGGTGGTTCCAAACTTGGTACTAAAAG GACTCTACCCAAGAAGAACCTGGAACAGATCAGCGCCAACATAACCAAGTATAACATCCAGGGCCTCGTTATCATTGGGGGCTTTGAG GCTTACACAGGGGGCTTGGAGCTGATGGAGGGCAGGAAGCAGTTTGATGAGCTCTGCATCCCATTTGTGGTCATTCCCGCCACGGTTTCCAATAATGTCCCGGGGTCAGACTTCAGCATCGGGGCTGACACAGCACTGAACACCATCTGCACG ACCTGTGACCGCATCAAGCAGTCTGCAGCAGGCACCAAGCGGCGAGTGTTTATCATCGAGACGATGGGTGGTTACTGTGGCTATCTGGCCACCATGGCAGGACTGGCGGCTGGGGCTGATGCTGCCTACATTTTTGAGGAGCCCTTCACCATCCGAGATCTCCAG GTCAATGTTGAACATCTGGTGCAGAAGATGAAAACAACTGTGAAGAGAGGCCTGGTGCTGAG GAATGAGAAGTGCAACGAGAACTACACTACTGATTTCATTTTCAACCTGTACTCTGAGGAGGGGAAGGGCATCTTCGACAGCAGGAAGAACGTGCTTGGCCACATGCAGCAG GGTGGAAGCCCAACTCCCTTTGACAGGAATTTTGCCACCAAGATGGGTGCTAAGGCTATGAATTGGATGTCTGGAAAAATCAAAGAGAGTTACCGTAATG GACGGATCTTTGCCAACACTCCCGACTCAGGTTGTGTTCTGGGGATGCGTAAGAGGGCCCTGGTCTTTCAGCCAGTGACTGAGCTGAAGGACCAGACAGACTTTGA GCACCGAATCCCCAAAGAACAGTGGTGGCTGAAGCTGAGGCCAATCCTCAAAATCCTGGCCAAGTACGAGATTGATCTGGACACCTCTGACCACGCCCACCTGGAGCACATTT